The Branchiostoma floridae strain S238N-H82 chromosome 6, Bfl_VNyyK, whole genome shotgun sequence genomic interval tGCCTTGATAAGAGATCAAtctgattagattttgggccccctagtggctttctattTTACTGCAGAGGTACTCCCTGTGTCGGTATCTCGCTGGGTACTGCTGGTAGCTAAACTTGTCATCGTAAAACGACAGCAATAAGTAAATGTACGCATCTGGTAAAACGTCACCCTTGAGCAGCGACCTGATAGCAGCGTCTATAGACAGTGTTTGAGGGAGGGGGGGCAGTAAAACTTGGAAGGAAGCCCAGTTTCTGTTGACGGACACGTCATGTTCGTACATATAGGCGTGCCTTGACTATTTGGCAGGTGTAACTTGGCTACCCATTGTTCTTCACTGAACCCAGTGGACCGTGAGGTCCATTCTAGGATAATATTGAACTTGGTGACAAAAACACTTTTCTTGGCTTAGGCTTACACACCCACTTTCCACAAGAGGCTGCGACAGTTGAGCGACCAAAACTCTGACAGATCTCTCGGCGAATTTCATGGACAAAGAACGATTTCTTACtattttgtgtgtgcatgttgtgttgtatttgAATTTACACATACTTTGACGTGTTGCATCATGTtcaaattatgaaatcaagggtcacacaaatccaattttctAGTAAATAGATCGATTCTCCTCAGCGCAGTGACAATATGACGTAGACACTATGCCCATAATTTATTCATTGAGCGTGATACAAGTCACGTAATACCCGGTGGGACcaaatgatatactagtacttaggaGACTAGCATTCTAAACGAGGGGCAAgtcgttttttttctcaaaactcTCGCGACTgcttttaacgttatatatcggTCTGGATTCTGAAATGTACTGTTTTCGATATTATGCTATTTGTAAACATTCCTTGGCGTGGGCGGCCCGTCGCTTTGAAAACAGAACGATTCGGGTAGGGATGTTACAACTCTAAAGTGTGGTTTGGAATTGTTAATGTTAAAAATATATTCCAATGATCATTTCACTTGGCCAAAGATTATTCAAAGCCTGTCCATATATCTTGGCATTCTGGTTGGATGTATAAGGAATTGTAAATCTTATGTTCCTAGTAGAACTTCTTGCATGCCCGTGTGAAGTCAAGCATCACATATGGATAGAGGAAGGGGGGTCGGCTACCGAGGCCGTGGCCGTGGACGAGGCAACTTCGGCGGGAGGGGTGGGCAGCGTGGTGGCTGGAGGGGCAGAGGAGGTGGCGGGCAGTACAACAGGGGAAGGTGGGTGTTGAAAAAAGATGacgttttatttatttagcaCGTTTGTGTTTTGTTCTTACGTTTCAGTATTGACAAACTGATGACTTTAGGAAGTAAGCAAGTGTAAAgggagtgtatgtgtgtgtgtgtgtgtgtgtgtgtgtgtgtgtgtgtgtgtgtgtgtttgagaggGAGATGGGAgagaggaagggagtttgtgcGTGTGTATTTCTGTCAGTGTTTCTGCGATCATCCATATAATACACAATCCAGCGGTGCCATACATGGTCAGTGCAGCTACTGTCTAATATTTTGGGCGACACCCTAGGAGTGAAGCCGTAAGTATAATACTGCGACCGAGCTACCAAATATTCTAAAAATCTACGCATGTTTTCCtattacagtggaagccgcttaattgcacaccccatttgccagtgtattttgtgcaattatccgaatggtgccacaaagcgaagttattaagctgggcCGCACCGCCATGGGATtgggggatttcgtgcaattaacagaagtgtgcgattatccggtgtgcaattaactggcctcTGCTGTATTAGCAACACCTTGCGGGGCCGGCCAAATGGAGGAACTCTAGCCTTGAGACACACTATTACGGATTTCTATTCTAGCTTTTTAGTGATATTTCAAATAAGCTTTCTGCATTTAAATAGGTCAAAAGAAAGTGTCAGCTGTTTGTCcgtgtttttgacaaaaaggttTTAACTTCTTACAATATTCCTGATTTATTCTATTTTACTTGATTCTATGGCACACCGTTCTTTGTCAGCAAGGAAGCGAGTGTAAGGGTGTAAAGTCTGACATCTCTGATCGCCTTGGTCTTATATGTCTAACAGGGATTGGCAGTTTCCGCCCCGCGGCGGCCCCGACAGACGGCGGGACCGGGTCATCAGGCCTATCGGGTACCGGAGGCTGCAGGAGCTGGGCGAGAAGGACCCGAAAGAGGTGGGTACCACAGAAATACGTGAAAATATCTACGACAAAGCCGCAACCTTCAGGTGACAATTTTCCGTACCTCCGGACACCCAAAGAAAGCTCGAGCCTGCGATACTGcacaaaagacccccccccccatccaaCAAAACCCTGGCTACTGACATGAGAccttttatgaatgaatgaatgaatgaatgaatgaatgaactttattgcgaTAATGACCCGAAAGACAGGTGACAAAACTCAAATAGACATACTACATTACATCACACAGAAACGATGTAGTTACTGTATGTTCGTAAGCTGCCATTCACACCTACTTCTCCTCCCTCTATCACAGATCGTCTTGACGTTGGTGGAGCGGACCAGTGGATGCAAGGAACTGCTAGACGAGACCTCCATGCAAAATTATCTGGTGGCTGTACTACTCCACGTTCTTGCTCGAGCGTGCGACTGTACTTCTTCTCCTGGTATGAGAAAACATATCTTCTATTAGAAACTTTCACGCAGTGTATTGGAATGTGTTGGCCTCGGGTACCGGTACCAACATTTTGCAGTCAaacgtacagaggcagttagcgttgtttacacgaagataggattttaaaactccAGTAGGAGTCGACTAGTCCACCGAACAGATTGTAGCGAAATAgatcattgttttgagcatcgtTTATttacaagtttccacagacaagtAGGGCCAGGCTCATGTCCAGCTAgcacctgaacctgatcctctgggcCTGTACCGGACCTGTGCCTGAAATTttctataccggtacccactcgaCTCTTTGTTCCACAGAGAACACCATGAAGCTGATGGTGATGATCCGTAACTCCGAGTTCCTACGCGGGACCCTCACGACGTACTTCGCCGCCATGCCGACAGAGATGTCCGACCAAGATCAGCCTTTTTCTGGAGAACCGATCAAACATGCCCTCCGGTTGTTCCGTGAGCTCCTGGACAGGTCTCCCAGCTCTTACATACAGGTAATGTTATGCGGATAGTTACGCATCAATCTATTTCATATGTTCCCAAGAGCCGGCAATCAACTTAGTtcgttcattgccttgaagtgatCAAATAGTTATAAGTGGCTAAGCACAGGAAATGATGGTTGCATCACATTTCTTATGATTTTAGTCAAAGGCAGTCTCTGACGATCGATGCTATGACATTATCCCCGCAGGTAGTCGCACCTCTGGCGGTGTTAGGAACTACCATTAACACTCTAAGAACAGTAAGTACGGTTGTGGATGAAGTCATAGAGACCAGGTTGATGGAAGTTGAGTCGCGCAAAGACGCCATTATCGACATCCAGCGCAGAGGAGCAGTGTTACGAGACAGCGACGGAACTCTAGCCACACGCCTGGACCGACAGCTTCAGCTCGAGACGCCTCCGGACGACTTCAGGGAACTAACGATAATCCCAACATTCGAAGACATCCACACAGACAAGGAGCCGTTTCTCCGCACCAACATCGTCCGCGGCCGCTACCCAGACGTGGACACGTACCTGGACGTCCAGTTCAGGCTGATGCGGGAAGACTTCGTACGGCCACTACGAGAAGGGATCGCCGAGTTCCTGGACATGCGCAAACAAGGATTGGGGAAAGACAGAAGGCTCCAAGACATCCGTGTGTACCATGACGTCCACGTGGTCCACCCCCTCTGTACGATGAATGGCATCGTCTACAGGATACAGTTCGACGCTGCCAGACTCCGGGGAGTTCGCTGGCAGTCCACAAAGCGACTCATATTCGGCTCCCTTCTCTGTCTCTCCAAGGACGAATTCAAGACCATGTTCTTCGCGACGGTCGCAGAACGCGACGCTGAAGAGCTCCAACAAGGATGCGTGCAGATTCGGTTCGAGCAAAACCACGACGACGCGTCGTCCATCAGTCCCACCGACACCTTcatcatggtagagacttccgCCTACTTCGAAGCCTACCGACACGTCCTGAAAGGTCTTCAAGAGGTCGAAGAGGACGCAATGCCATTTGCCAAGTACATCGTGGACTGCGACTGTGCTAACGGCGTGGATCCACCGGCCTATCTTCGAGAAAGGTACGGGGATGTCGAATATGACCTCAGAGCTCTAGTTGAGACTCCCAAGCAAGTACTAGTGACCGCGAGACGACGTGCGAGGCCAAGAAACAGGGACCCGTTTGGCTCAGATCTTGACGAATCAGAGAACTCCGGCGACGACGACGAGAAACTTACCGATGTATACGGCAGCAACAACCCCCACTTTGCTCGAGCTCGGTCGGTTCCCATTCTCCGAGACGACATGTGGCCTTCTGCTGATGCTCTGCACCTGGACGAGTCTCAGTACCTCGCCGTGAAGATGGCGCTGACCAAAGAATTCTCTGTCATCCAGGGTCCACCGGGAACAGGGAAGACGTACATCGGGCTCAAGATCGTCCAGGCTCTGCTGAAGAACAAGAGCGTGTGGCTGAGGGACCAGGATCTGATGAACAGCCCAACTAGGCCCATCCTCGTGGTGTGTTACACGAATCATGCTCTAGATCAGTTCCTGGAAGGCATCTCTGAGTTCCACTCGACAGACATCGTGAGGGTGGGAGGGCGAAGCCGCAGTGAGAAGATGGAGCAGTTCAACCTGAAGACCATCAGGTTCAGCCAAAGGAAGTCAAGAGACCTCCCTCGATATATCCACGAAGGAGCTGCGGAGGCAAGGGATGACATGGAATGTTTCCGACAAGGCATGGAGATAGCTGTAGCAAAGATGATGGCGACGCAAAGAGGACTCCTTCATGAGCATGCTCTGATGCCATTAATGAGCGACAAACACAGAGAATCTTTGATGAATATGCCCCCCATGGGACACGACCCTGGATGGGCCATGGTAGGAAAAAAGGGTTCCATAACCGTGCAGTGGCTTGGTCTGAAAGGAAATGTTATCATACTGCCGGGAGGGGGCAACCAGAACCAACCtgaggaagaagaggaggatgGAAGAGTGGAAGAGGATGAGAAAGACGAAGAGATTGACGTCGTAGAAGAAGCCGGCTTTGCAGAGGAACAGCGCCTACTCGACACCGACGATGACAAGAGAAGGAAAGCCAAGAGGAAAGTCCGTGAAGACGTACATGTGGACCTCGCACTTGACGTGGACGCGCTACAGCTTGAAGAGGATCAGGCTGGGGAACATGGTCTGTGGCAGGTGCAGACCAATGCGAAGAAGATGAAACAGAAGGTGAAGCACGAACTCAGCAAGACGGACATGATGACCGAAACTGAAGTTCGCCGTGTCCACAATGTCTGGACTCTGCAGCTGCGGGACCGATGGCGCCTCTATCGGTACTGGGTGGCAAGGTACTGGGCCAAGTACAGGGAGTCTATCGAAGGCTATGAACGAGAATACGAACATGCGGCTAAGCGTCTAGTAGAGTTCCAGACCCAAGAAGACGGCGAGATTATGAAGCAAGCAACCGTCATCGGCATGACCACCACTGGTGCTGCCAGGTACCGTTCAATCCTGCAGGATATTCAACCTGCTATCATCATTGTAGAAGAGGCAGCAGAGGTTCTGGAGGCTCACATCGTCACAACGCTCTCTCAGCAGTGCCAACATCTCATCCTCATCGGAGATCACCAACAGCTCCGTCCCAACCCAACCGTCTACCAACTGGCCAAGAAATATAACATGGACATCTCCCTGTTTGAGCGCATGGTAAAGAACGACATGCAGTGTGTGCGGCTTCAGTCACAGCATCGCATGCGGCCAGAGTTCGCCCGGCTCCTGACGCCACACATCTACGAGTCACTGGACAACCACGAATCGGTGCTCAACTACGAGAACATCAAGGGTGTCTCTTCCAACATGTTCTTCGTGGATCACAGCTACTGGGAAGCGCACGACGGCGACACGAAGAGCCGCTCCAACATGCACGAGGCAAAGTTCATGGCCAGCTTCTGCCGCTACCTGCTTAAGCAAGGGTACAGCCCGTCCCAGATCACCATCCTCACCACGTACACGGGACAACTCTTCAACTTCAAGAAGGTCATGCCGAGGCAGGTCTTTGAGGGTGTGCGCGTCTGCAACGTGGACAACTTCCAAGGAGAAGAGAGTGACATCATCCTGCTGTCACTGGTGAGGAGCAATGTCGAAGGCAACGTGGGCTTCCTCAAGGTAAACAAATGCATAATAGTGTGTTATACATCGTTGGTTCTTTGATATTCAGTTCATGCTCACTTGTTTGTGACGTGAACGTTCCCAAATGAAGTCATCGATGATAATTATGATCTATGTTCTCACCATGTCCATACATTGTTATACACTTTTTAGGTTGAAAACCGTGTTTGTGTGGCTCTTTCTCGAGCGAAGAAAGGTTTCTACGCCATTGGAAACCTGACAATGCTGTCGCAGACTAGTACACTGTGGAGCAAGGTATTGTACGATGAAGAAAATTACTTTGCATACTCttgaaattctttttaaaagtgTTGCACCTAAACGTTAGTTTTGACACATTGTTTTAATGTCtctaatacccccccccccctcacatgtagcgaaaatcgatcgtacgacgagtctgcgagctctaaattacgaggaggcatgaccctgacgggaaggtggaactctgccatttctttgtcggcatcagggtcatgcctcctcgtaatttaatAGAGCTCGCAGATTCGTCGtacgatcgattttcgctacatgtgaggggggtataaaggaTTCTGTCGACTTCTTTCCAGATCATCCAAGAGCTTCGGGAACAAGGTTGTGTAGGCCGGCACCTCAAGCTGTGTTGCCAAAACCATCCAGACACCAGTATCATGGCGGTCACTGAGAAAGACTTCGAAAAGGCACCGGCGGGAGGCTGCATGCGGCCCTGTGACTTCAGGCGAGTAAACAGAGTAGATGAACGGGAATACAATAATAAgaaatgataataactttattgcaaaacgAGGTACagagtatggcatctacataactacagttctatagcttaacttaaggcttatcttactaatacaggagttgtagtatgggataagtttcttacatacattgtacatcatcaGATTGCATGTTTTAGTATTTTTAATTAATTTCTGAATCACAGCTGTGAAAAACTACTTTGATCATAATTTCTGTTGAATTAATCTCGGAAGCACAATAGGTGCCGACAACAGAATCGTACAAATTTTAATAATAGCCTTGTTTTTTATACAGGCTAGAGTGTGGCCATGCCTGCGCAAGCGCCTGTCACCCGATCGACCCTGAGCATGAAGAGTACAAGTGCAAGAAGCCTTGTAAGAATGTCTTGTGTGACCTCGGTCATAAGTGTCCAAAACCCTGTCATGAGACCTGTGACGACTGTAAGATACGTGTAGAAAAGACCATCCCCGACTGTCAGCACAAACAAAAGGTGGCGTGCTATGTACCTCCGAGTGAATTCGTATGCCAAATACCATGTGAGAAGACCCTTCCCTGTAACCACAAATGCAAGAACAAGTGCGGTGAGAGGTGCACCCAGTACTGCAAGGAAGTTGTACCACACCAGCTCCCCTGTTTACACACCATCCAGGCAGCCTGCTCAGCTAAGGAAGATAGCCTCGTCTGCAACACC includes:
- the LOC118417442 gene encoding NFX1-type zinc finger-containing protein 1-like, translating into MKLMVMIRNSEFLRGTLTTYFAAMPTEMSDQDQPFSGEPIKHALRLFRELLDRSPSSYIQVVAPLAVLGTTINTLRTVSTVVDEVIETRLMEVESRKDAIIDIQRRGAVLRDSDGTLATRLDRQLQLETPPDDFRELTIIPTFEDIHTDKEPFLRTNIVRGRYPDVDTYLDVQFRLMREDFVRPLREGIAEFLDMRKQGLGKDRRLQDIRVYHDVHVVHPLCTMNGIVYRIQFDAARLRGVRWQSTKRLIFGSLLCLSKDEFKTMFFATVAERDAEELQQGCVQIRFEQNHDDASSISPTDTFIMVETSAYFEAYRHVLKGLQEVEEDAMPFAKYIVDCDCANGVDPPAYLRERYGDVEYDLRALVETPKQVLVTARRRARPRNRDPFGSDLDESENSGDDDEKLTDVYGSNNPHFARARSVPILRDDMWPSADALHLDESQYLAVKMALTKEFSVIQGPPGTGKTYIGLKIVQALLKNKSVWLRDQDLMNSPTRPILVVCYTNHALDQFLEGISEFHSTDIVRVGGRSRSEKMEQFNLKTIRFSQRKSRDLPRYIHEGAAEARDDMECFRQGMEIAVAKMMATQRGLLHEHALMPLMSDKHRESLMNMPPMGHDPGWAMVGKKGSITVQWLGLKGNVIILPGGGNQNQPEEEEEDGRVEEDEKDEEIDVVEEAGFAEEQRLLDTDDDKRRKAKRKVREDVHVDLALDVDALQLEEDQAGEHGLWQVQTNAKKMKQKVKHELSKTDMMTETEVRRVHNVWTLQLRDRWRLYRYWVARYWAKYRESIEGYEREYEHAAKRLVEFQTQEDGEIMKQATVIGMTTTGAARYRSILQDIQPAIIIVEEAAEVLEAHIVTTLSQQCQHLILIGDHQQLRPNPTVYQLAKKYNMDISLFERMVKNDMQCVRLQSQHRMRPEFARLLTPHIYESLDNHESVLNYENIKGVSSNMFFVDHSYWEAHDGDTKSRSNMHEAKFMASFCRYLLKQGYSPSQITILTTYTGQLFNFKKVMPRQVFEGVRVCNVDNFQGEESDIILLSLVRSNVEGNVGFLKVENRVCVALSRAKKGFYAIGNLTMLSQTSTLWSKIIQELREQGCVGRHLKLCCQNHPDTSIMAVTEKDFEKAPAGGCMRPCDFRLECGHACASACHPIDPEHEEYKCKKPCKNVLCDLGHKCPKPCHETCDDCKIRVEKTIPDCQHKQKVACYVPPSEFVCQIPCEKTLPCNHKCKNKCGERCTQYCKEVVPHQLPCLHTIQAACSAKEDSLVCNTPCPQVLKCGHPCSGTCHLCKQGRLHQPCVRPCNRELICSHQCREPCSHQNCPPCRSPCRNRCVHSHCQDECGKPCVVMPCQEPCEWRCKHHKCDKHCGEPCDRPRCDQPCQKRRRCGRCKKSRPCIGMCGEPCPKKCRVCDRKELTEDVFGTEGEPGARFVQLEDCGHVLEVSGLDQWMDQGTDDTTDRNIKLKTCPIARCKTPIRHNVRYGNSIKNTLAKIEEVKNQQYVPKAERNSSLKMLAGLRDHDLDLRLYCAESSTDLYKQVGRCCLSSPEELAMFEKRILFLKKIARRKKDKKKCLSALADKRYIMELDREIKELENWLLRRTAYVSDQEWEEFEREMARLKCLLKLRVLQSQIQRKGISLKDVTQTILDGAERRLTDLKPFTEDREEMVEQTLEYVQETVTLKSATAMGAAYGAMGVRQSRASTRHPLGTAGDAYGRIEARRLARSGQADLAKVYGSKFDDFTI